The following are encoded in a window of Thalassotalea insulae genomic DNA:
- the ansA gene encoding asparaginase, with product MKKHIYIAYTGGTIGMKASVHGYIPVPGHLTESIQNMPDFYREEMPEFTLHEYSPLIDSSNMTPIDWQRIADDIKQHYHEYDGFIVLHGTDTMAYTSSALSFMFENLSKPVIVTGSQIPFSQLRSDGQVNLLNSLYIAANYPISEVGLFFNNRLFRGNRSIKAYADGFNAFDSPNMSPLLEAGINIKVINGTITEPENTPLTLTPITPQPIGVVHLYPGINSQLVENIIQQPVKALILRSYGVGNAPQDKALLDCLAKANKQGIIIVNCSQCIKGNVNMEGYATGTSLSQCGVISGQDMTLEAALTKLHYLLSQGLSNEEIKQAFIRSLRGELSA from the coding sequence ATGAAAAAACACATCTACATCGCCTATACTGGTGGCACAATCGGGATGAAAGCCAGTGTTCATGGTTATATCCCAGTCCCAGGACATTTAACCGAATCAATTCAGAATATGCCAGACTTTTACCGCGAAGAAATGCCGGAATTTACCTTGCATGAATATAGCCCGTTAATTGACTCGTCAAATATGACACCGATTGACTGGCAACGGATCGCCGATGATATTAAGCAGCACTACCATGAATATGATGGTTTTATCGTCTTGCATGGCACAGATACCATGGCTTATACCAGCTCGGCATTATCTTTTATGTTTGAAAACCTTAGTAAGCCTGTAATCGTCACCGGTTCTCAAATTCCCTTTAGTCAGTTGCGCTCTGATGGGCAGGTCAATTTATTAAATTCTCTCTATATTGCCGCTAACTATCCAATTAGTGAAGTCGGCCTGTTTTTTAATAATCGGCTGTTTCGTGGTAATCGCTCGATTAAAGCCTATGCCGACGGTTTTAACGCTTTTGATTCTCCTAATATGTCACCGTTATTAGAAGCTGGTATCAATATTAAAGTGATCAATGGCACCATTACCGAACCGGAAAATACGCCATTAACGCTTACCCCTATTACTCCGCAACCGATTGGTGTTGTCCATCTTTATCCGGGCATCAATAGCCAACTCGTTGAAAATATAATTCAGCAGCCTGTTAAAGCGCTCATTCTTAGGAGTTATGGCGTTGGTAATGCGCCACAAGACAAAGCGTTACTAGATTGTTTGGCGAAAGCGAATAAGCAAGGGATCATTATTGTTAACTGTAGCCAATGTATTAAAGGCAATGTCAATATGGAAGGTTACGCAACGGGAACATCCCTTAGTCAATGCGGCGTGATCAGTGGCCAGGATATGACATTGGAAGCTGCATTAACTAAATT
- the sppA gene encoding signal peptide peptidase SppA has product MNEHPSAIRRISKSLFQLLNLSRKIIINLVFFILLFVLLIAIFSEEEQVIVPDRAALVLNISGDIVEQKVEIAPMDAFLNEALDQPNERPEVLLSDITDVIDAAKDDNRIQVLVLKLKDMRRAGLTKLRIIADHLEAFKTSGKKIIAFDDQYLQDQYYLASYADEIWLNPNGWMLLDGYGRYQMYFKSALEKLSVSQHIFRVGTYKSAVEPYMRDDMSPAAKEANLAWLNDLWQQYKADVAQQREFSVDNFDETSTALLEKLEKVDGKIAQYALNNHWVDALKTREQIRSAMIDLVGKDKHNSFNHISFKRYLKSIKPAFPFTDPATDKVAVIVAKGTILDGTQKPGTIGGDSTAKYLRKARLNKQVKAVVLRVDSPGGSAYASDIIRQEVELLKEAGKPVIASMGSVAASGGYWISAAADKIYAAPTTITGSIGIFGFFMTLENSLSQLGIHTDGVGTTDFAGFGLTRPLSKEMADILQLGIERGYQDFIELVAQNRHMSLQQVDAIAQGRVWSGIKAKELGLVDELAGLERAIDDAAAMANLSDYDTLLIEKEFTPQDLFLQNLFGRAVKFFPTDSVHQLNSFEQALVKLKQEYQRVSELNDPQGIYSHCLGCEIN; this is encoded by the coding sequence ATGAACGAACATCCAAGTGCAATTCGCCGTATAAGTAAAAGTCTGTTCCAATTATTAAATCTGTCTCGCAAAATTATTATTAACCTAGTGTTTTTCATTTTGCTCTTTGTCTTACTGATAGCGATATTCAGTGAAGAAGAACAAGTAATAGTACCAGACCGCGCTGCGCTGGTGCTGAATATCTCTGGAGATATTGTCGAGCAAAAAGTTGAAATCGCCCCGATGGATGCATTCTTAAATGAAGCATTAGATCAACCCAATGAGCGCCCAGAAGTATTACTTTCTGATATTACCGATGTGATTGATGCAGCAAAAGATGATAACCGCATTCAGGTATTAGTCTTAAAACTTAAAGATATGAGACGAGCTGGTCTGACTAAACTCAGGATCATCGCCGATCATCTGGAGGCATTTAAAACCAGCGGTAAAAAAATTATCGCTTTCGACGATCAATATTTACAGGACCAGTATTACCTCGCCTCTTATGCTGATGAAATCTGGCTTAACCCTAACGGCTGGATGCTACTTGATGGTTATGGCCGCTATCAAATGTACTTTAAATCTGCGCTGGAGAAATTATCTGTTAGTCAGCATATATTTAGGGTTGGTACTTATAAATCAGCTGTTGAGCCTTATATGCGAGACGATATGTCACCGGCAGCTAAAGAAGCCAACCTCGCTTGGTTAAATGATTTATGGCAGCAATACAAAGCAGATGTTGCACAGCAACGAGAGTTTAGCGTCGATAATTTTGATGAAACCTCAACTGCTTTATTAGAAAAATTAGAGAAAGTTGATGGCAAAATTGCTCAATACGCCCTCAATAATCATTGGGTTGATGCACTGAAAACGCGTGAGCAAATTCGCAGTGCAATGATAGATTTAGTGGGCAAAGATAAACATAATAGCTTTAACCATATTTCCTTTAAACGTTACTTAAAAAGCATTAAACCGGCATTTCCTTTTACCGATCCTGCCACGGATAAAGTTGCGGTTATCGTGGCGAAAGGAACGATTCTAGACGGCACACAAAAGCCAGGCACTATTGGTGGCGACAGCACTGCCAAATATCTACGAAAGGCCCGTTTAAATAAACAAGTAAAAGCCGTTGTCTTAAGGGTCGATAGTCCGGGAGGCAGCGCTTATGCCTCTGATATTATTAGACAAGAAGTTGAGTTATTAAAAGAAGCTGGTAAGCCGGTTATCGCATCAATGGGCAGTGTCGCTGCATCGGGTGGTTACTGGATATCTGCTGCTGCAGATAAAATTTATGCTGCACCAACCACTATCACAGGTTCAATCGGCATCTTTGGCTTTTTTATGACACTGGAAAACTCCCTTAGCCAGTTGGGGATCCATACTGACGGTGTCGGCACTACAGATTTTGCTGGCTTTGGTCTTACCCGCCCGTTAAGCAAAGAAATGGCAGATATTTTACAGCTTGGTATTGAACGCGGATATCAGGACTTTATCGAACTAGTTGCGCAAAACAGACACATGAGCTTGCAACAAGTTGATGCTATAGCCCAAGGCAGAGTGTGGTCTGGAATTAAAGCAAAAGAACTAGGATTAGTCGATGAGCTTGCCGGCTTAGAGCGGGCAATAGATGATGCGGCAGCAATGGCAAATTTATCAGATTATGATACGTTATTAATCGAGAAAGAATTTACACCACAAGACCTGTTTTTACAAAACCTGTTCGGTCGAGCGGTTAAATTTTTCCCGACTGATTCAGTTCATCAGTTGAACAGTTTTGAGCAAGCATTAGTCAAACTGAAACAAGAATATCAACGTGTTAGTGAATTAAATGATCCACAGGGTATCTATTCACATTGCCTCGGCTGCGAAATAAACTAA
- a CDS encoding HvfX family Cu-binding RiPP maturation protein translates to MTIFSFYYRAMKQLKCLDGVTALLIRLYLAPIFIMAGYSKLQLSAADVSGVSALFAKADVVAWFGNSQWGLGLPFPELLANLAAWTEFFGGWLLLLGLLTRLVSIPLLFTMMVAATTVHIDNGWFAITPTNAEISPAKVFSWLGSDRAEQSLVNSEQASERLARMRDILEENGHTSWLYEKGNIVILNNGIEFAATYFILLLALLLIGAGRFTSLDYYLYTYYLKPKLENNKYL, encoded by the coding sequence ATGACTATTTTTTCTTTTTATTACCGCGCGATGAAACAGCTTAAATGTTTGGATGGCGTAACTGCACTATTGATCCGATTATATTTAGCACCGATATTTATTATGGCAGGTTATAGTAAGCTACAACTATCTGCTGCTGACGTTAGCGGAGTATCTGCTTTATTTGCAAAAGCTGATGTCGTTGCCTGGTTTGGTAATTCACAATGGGGCTTGGGTTTACCATTTCCTGAACTGTTGGCCAATCTTGCCGCCTGGACAGAGTTCTTTGGTGGTTGGTTATTGTTGTTAGGTCTGTTAACACGTTTAGTCAGTATTCCGTTGTTATTTACTATGATGGTAGCTGCAACCACAGTGCATATTGATAATGGCTGGTTTGCTATTACACCAACCAATGCAGAGATCAGTCCGGCTAAAGTTTTTAGCTGGCTAGGCAGTGACCGAGCGGAGCAAAGCTTAGTTAACAGTGAACAAGCTAGCGAACGATTAGCTCGGATGCGAGATATTTTAGAAGAAAATGGCCACACGTCCTGGCTTTATGAAAAGGGCAATATAGTCATTTTAAATAATGGCATTGAATTCGCTGCTACTTATTTTATTTTGCTCTTAGCATTGTTGTTGATTGGCGCTGGGCGATTTACCAGCCTTGACTATTACCTGTATACTTATTATTTAAAACCAAAATTAGAGAATAATAAGTATTTATGA
- a CDS encoding NAD(P)H nitroreductase: MNALELLLTRQSCSLLTTPAPSSDQLTTILTAGMRVPDHAALKPYHFTVVENEGLKKLSDIFVQAIADEVSDNTKLEKTANMPFRAPLIIVVSTCYQEHEKVPAHEQLITAGCAVQAMQMAAFALGYGAIWRTGELSLNAKVKQGLNIKVDDDITGFLYLGTPSKQLPTKETKFFQEKVSYF, encoded by the coding sequence ATGAATGCCTTAGAGCTTTTATTAACACGACAGTCTTGTTCATTACTAACGACACCAGCGCCTAGCTCCGATCAGTTAACGACAATATTAACTGCGGGTATGAGGGTACCAGATCATGCGGCGCTTAAACCTTATCATTTTACTGTGGTAGAGAATGAAGGTCTAAAGAAACTCAGTGATATTTTTGTTCAGGCGATAGCTGATGAAGTCAGTGATAACACTAAATTAGAAAAAACAGCGAATATGCCATTTCGCGCACCGTTGATTATTGTTGTTTCTACTTGTTATCAAGAGCACGAAAAAGTACCAGCTCATGAACAATTGATCACCGCAGGCTGCGCTGTGCAAGCGATGCAAATGGCAGCGTTTGCCTTAGGTTATGGTGCAATTTGGCGCACTGGTGAGTTAAGTCTAAATGCTAAGGTCAAGCAGGGGCTTAATATTAAGGTAGATGACGATATTACCGGCTTTTTATATTTAGGTACGCCATCGAAGCAGTTACCGACAAAGGAAACTAAGTTTTTTCAAGAGAAAGTAAGTTATTTTTAG
- a CDS encoding MBL fold metallo-hydrolase, protein MKITTKISLIIGSLILMLSNIALANIKHNKVTSLKVTTLSTMLANQGIGEWGYSALIEVDGKKILFDTGNRPNTVLKNAKDLGIDLSDVEDVILSHNHGDHTGGLLTLRNALKKQNPKALTKVHVGKGIFAQRVGRENNMLKMKHSLEADNVKFFIYENATEIIPGVWLTGNVARKTNEKNWNGKGKVSSAKGDIEDIIQEDLSLAIYTEQGFVLIAGCGHAGIVNTMAHIVNHIHPGKIDAAIGGFHLLNANETQLQWTADKLNHFGLTQMIGAHCTGLNALYSLRAKLNGDRTNFVVGSVGDQFDLESGIKAGYIAR, encoded by the coding sequence ATGAAAATAACTACAAAAATTTCATTAATCATCGGTAGCTTAATATTAATGTTGTCCAATATTGCTTTAGCCAATATTAAACATAATAAAGTCACAAGCCTTAAGGTCACCACCCTCTCCACCATGCTGGCAAATCAGGGCATTGGTGAATGGGGTTACTCAGCGTTAATCGAAGTTGATGGTAAGAAAATATTATTTGATACCGGCAACCGCCCGAATACAGTACTAAAAAATGCCAAAGACTTAGGCATTGACTTATCTGATGTTGAGGACGTTATTCTCAGTCATAATCATGGCGATCATACTGGCGGCTTGTTAACTCTGCGTAATGCATTGAAAAAACAAAACCCCAAAGCGCTTACTAAAGTTCACGTTGGCAAAGGTATTTTCGCTCAAAGAGTTGGGCGAGAAAATAACATGCTGAAAATGAAACATTCATTAGAAGCAGACAATGTTAAATTTTTTATCTATGAAAATGCGACAGAGATTATCCCTGGCGTGTGGTTAACCGGTAATGTCGCACGTAAAACAAATGAAAAAAACTGGAATGGCAAGGGTAAAGTATCGTCAGCCAAGGGTGATATTGAAGATATTATTCAAGAAGACTTATCCTTAGCGATTTATACCGAACAAGGATTTGTTTTGATTGCAGGCTGTGGTCATGCAGGTATCGTTAATACCATGGCTCATATCGTCAATCATATTCATCCGGGAAAAATTGATGCTGCGATCGGCGGCTTTCATTTACTCAATGCTAATGAAACACAGTTGCAATGGACTGCAGATAAATTAAACCATTTTGGCCTTACTCAAATGATCGGTGCTCATTGCACTGGCCTTAATGCACTTTATAGCTTGCGGGCAAAACTAAACGGTGACCGTACGAATTTTGTTGTTGGCTCGGTTGGCGATCAATTCGATCTGGAGTCGGGAATTAAAGCAGGCTATATCGCCAGGTAA
- the asnS gene encoding asparagine--tRNA ligase: MSVIAITDVLAGKYPVDEEITVHGWIRTRRDSKAGISFLAIHDGSCFDAIQAIAPNDLDNYQSDVLKLTTGAGVKVTGNLVESPGQGQSFEIQATKVEVLGLVEDPDTYPMAAKRHSIEFLREHAHLRPRTNIGGAVTRVRNTLAQAVHRFLHQKGYFWISTPLITGSDCEGAGEMFRVSTLDMENLPRTDKGDIDYSEDFFGKETFLTVSGQLNVETYCCALSKVYTFGPTFRAENSNTSRHLAEFWMIEPEIAFADLADAADLAEEMLKYVFKAVLEERADDMAFFQQRVDKTVIDRLNSVINSDFVRMDYTDAITILENCGKNFENPVAWGVDLNSEHERYLAEEHVGGPVVLQNYPKDIKSFYMRLNDDGKTVAAMDVLAPGIGEIIGGSQREERLDVLDKRLAEMNLDPVDYGWYRDLRRYGTVPHSGFGLGFERLVAYATGMQNVRDVIPFPRTPNNAAY, from the coding sequence ATGTCAGTTATAGCAATTACTGATGTCTTAGCAGGTAAATACCCTGTGGATGAAGAAATCACCGTACATGGTTGGATCCGTACTCGTCGCGATTCAAAAGCCGGTATTTCATTTCTAGCAATTCATGATGGCTCATGTTTTGATGCTATCCAAGCCATTGCACCCAATGATTTAGACAATTATCAATCTGATGTATTAAAACTGACCACAGGCGCTGGCGTTAAAGTCACCGGTAACTTAGTTGAATCTCCGGGGCAAGGACAATCGTTTGAAATTCAGGCAACTAAAGTCGAAGTACTAGGTTTAGTTGAAGACCCTGACACTTATCCGATGGCGGCAAAACGTCACTCAATCGAGTTTTTACGAGAGCATGCACATTTACGTCCTCGCACCAATATTGGTGGCGCAGTCACTCGTGTCAGAAACACTTTAGCGCAAGCTGTTCACCGCTTTTTACATCAAAAAGGCTACTTTTGGATCAGCACACCTTTGATCACTGGCAGTGACTGTGAAGGTGCTGGCGAGATGTTCAGAGTCAGTACCCTAGATATGGAAAACTTACCGCGCACCGATAAAGGTGACATCGATTACAGTGAAGATTTCTTTGGTAAAGAAACTTTCTTAACCGTTTCTGGGCAGTTAAACGTTGAAACATACTGTTGTGCGTTATCAAAAGTTTATACATTTGGTCCAACGTTTAGGGCAGAAAACTCTAATACCAGTCGCCACTTAGCAGAGTTTTGGATGATAGAGCCAGAAATTGCCTTTGCTGACTTAGCCGATGCTGCCGATTTAGCAGAAGAAATGCTGAAATACGTCTTTAAAGCCGTATTAGAAGAACGTGCTGACGATATGGCATTTTTCCAACAACGAGTCGACAAAACAGTGATTGACCGCTTAAATTCAGTGATCAATAGTGACTTCGTTCGTATGGATTATACCGATGCTATTACTATTTTAGAAAACTGCGGTAAAAACTTTGAAAATCCAGTAGCCTGGGGTGTTGATTTAAATTCTGAACATGAGCGTTATCTGGCGGAAGAACATGTTGGCGGGCCGGTAGTACTGCAAAACTATCCGAAAGACATCAAATCTTTCTACATGCGTTTAAATGATGATGGTAAAACTGTTGCTGCGATGGATGTATTAGCCCCGGGCATAGGTGAAATTATTGGCGGTAGTCAACGTGAAGAACGATTAGATGTGTTAGATAAACGTTTAGCAGAAATGAATTTAGATCCGGTCGATTATGGCTGGTATCGTGATTTACGCCGCTACGGCACAGTACCTCACTCTGGTTTTGGTTTAGGTTTTGAACGTTTAGTTGCTTATGCAACGGGTATGCAAAACGTAAGAGATGTCATTCCATTCCCACGTACACCGAATAACGCAGCTTACTAA
- the bioA gene encoding adenosylmethionine--8-amino-7-oxononanoate transaminase, giving the protein MNKNHTDSLAFDREHIWHPYTSMSDPLPSYLVESAHGVNINLATGETLIDGMSSWWSVLHGYNHPVLNQALTAQAQQFSHVMFGGLTHQPAIALAETLINITPKGLDRIFFSDSGSVAVEVAIKMALQYWQSQQRSEKHKLLTVRNGYHGDTFAAMSVCDPVTGMHQIFDNVLMKSVFAPAPRITIDQPWQAHETEQLAQLFEQHHHQLAAFIIEPIVQGTGGMHFYHPEYLKQVRHLCDKYQVLFIADEIATGLGRTGKLFACEWSEISPDIMCLGKTLTGGYLSLAATLCTEHIAKTISDGEASCFMHGPTYMGNPLACAVANASINLLLEQDWQTRVKEIELQLVAELLPLKAHPQVNDARVLGSIGVVETNAAVNVAAIQKRFVELGVWIRPFGKLIYIMPPLIIKPDQLSKLTQAISTVVNEVECFL; this is encoded by the coding sequence ATGAATAAAAATCATACTGACAGTTTAGCGTTTGACCGCGAACATATCTGGCATCCTTATACTTCTATGAGTGATCCGCTCCCTTCTTATCTCGTAGAGTCAGCCCATGGGGTTAACATCAACTTAGCGACAGGTGAGACTTTAATCGATGGCATGTCATCATGGTGGTCAGTACTTCACGGCTATAATCATCCGGTATTAAACCAAGCGTTAACGGCTCAGGCACAACAATTTTCACATGTAATGTTTGGTGGTTTAACACATCAACCGGCAATAGCCTTAGCTGAAACCTTAATTAACATTACCCCTAAAGGCTTAGATCGGATATTTTTCTCTGACAGTGGCTCGGTCGCAGTAGAAGTTGCGATAAAAATGGCATTGCAATATTGGCAAAGTCAGCAGCGCTCAGAAAAACATAAGCTGCTCACTGTGCGTAATGGTTATCATGGTGATACCTTTGCTGCGATGTCGGTATGTGATCCAGTAACGGGTATGCATCAAATATTTGATAATGTATTAATGAAAAGCGTATTTGCACCCGCGCCGAGGATTACTATAGATCAACCATGGCAAGCACATGAAACTGAGCAATTAGCGCAGCTATTTGAACAACATCATCATCAACTCGCCGCATTTATCATTGAACCTATCGTGCAAGGCACTGGTGGTATGCATTTCTACCACCCAGAATATTTAAAACAGGTACGTCACCTCTGCGATAAATACCAAGTGCTATTTATTGCAGATGAAATTGCGACCGGCCTTGGACGCACCGGCAAACTATTCGCCTGCGAATGGTCTGAGATTAGTCCAGATATTATGTGTTTAGGTAAAACCTTAACGGGTGGCTATTTGTCACTTGCAGCAACCCTTTGCACTGAACACATCGCAAAAACCATTAGTGATGGTGAAGCCAGTTGTTTTATGCATGGCCCTACTTATATGGGTAACCCTCTCGCCTGTGCAGTCGCTAATGCCAGTATTAATTTATTACTTGAGCAAGATTGGCAAACACGAGTAAAAGAAATAGAACTACAATTAGTCGCCGAATTATTGCCACTCAAAGCGCATCCTCAAGTTAATGATGCCAGAGTTTTAGGTAGTATTGGGGTAGTAGAAACTAACGCTGCAGTTAATGTTGCTGCAATTCAAAAACGCTTTGTCGAATTAGGAGTATGGATCAGGCCCTTTGGTAAATTAATTTATATTATGCCGCCATTAATAATAAAGCCTGATCAATTAAGTAAACTAACACAAGCCATTAGTACCGTGGTAAATGAAGTTGAATGCTTCCTATAA